The following are encoded in a window of Citrobacter freundii genomic DNA:
- a CDS encoding glycyl-radical enzyme activating protein translates to MIFNIQRYSTHDGPGIRTVVFLKGCSLGCRWCQNPESRARTQDLLYDARLCLEGCDLCVQAAPDVIQRALNGLLIHREKLTDKSLTALTHCCPTQALTVCGEVKSVEEIMSTVLRDKPFYDRSGGGVTLSGGEPFMQPELAAALFKASHEAGIHTAVETCLHVPWKYIEPSLAYIDLFLADLKHIADVPFKQWTDGNAARVLDNLKKLATAGKKMIIRVPLIQGFNANEEAIKAITDFAADELHVGEIHFLPYHTLGINKYHLLSQPYNAPDKPLDAPALLEFAQQYASHKGLTATLRG, encoded by the coding sequence ATGATTTTCAATATCCAGCGCTATTCCACCCACGATGGTCCCGGTATCCGCACGGTAGTCTTCCTTAAGGGATGCTCTCTGGGTTGTCGCTGGTGCCAGAACCCGGAGAGTCGTGCCCGTACGCAGGATCTGCTGTATGACGCGCGTCTGTGTCTGGAGGGCTGTGACCTGTGTGTTCAGGCTGCGCCTGACGTCATTCAGCGCGCCCTGAACGGCCTGCTTATTCATCGTGAAAAATTGACCGATAAGTCGCTCACCGCACTGACCCACTGCTGCCCGACCCAGGCGCTTACCGTCTGTGGTGAAGTAAAAAGCGTAGAGGAGATAATGTCCACCGTGCTGCGCGATAAACCCTTCTACGATCGCAGCGGTGGTGGGGTAACGCTCTCCGGCGGTGAGCCATTTATGCAGCCGGAGCTGGCTGCGGCGTTGTTCAAAGCCAGCCATGAGGCGGGTATTCATACTGCAGTCGAAACCTGCCTGCACGTACCGTGGAAGTACATTGAACCTTCATTAGCGTACATCGATCTGTTTCTTGCCGATTTAAAACACATCGCCGATGTGCCGTTTAAGCAGTGGACTGACGGCAACGCCGCTCGCGTGCTGGATAATCTGAAAAAACTGGCCACTGCCGGAAAAAAAATGATTATTCGCGTGCCGCTGATTCAGGGCTTCAATGCCAACGAAGAAGCCATTAAAGCCATTACCGATTTTGCCGCCGATGAACTTCACGTCGGTGAGATTCATTTTTTGCCCTACCACACCTTGGGCATCAACAAATACCACTTACTCAGCCAACCCTACAACGCCCCGGACAAACCGCTGGATGCGCCTGCACTGCTCGAATTTGCCCAGCAGTATGCCAGCCATAAAGGTTTAACCGCGACCCTACGAGGATAA
- the fsa gene encoding fructose-6-phosphate aldolase, with protein MELYLDTSDVDAVKTLARIFPLAGVTTNPSIVAAGRKALEVLLPELHDAIGGQGRLFAQVMATTAEGMVSDAHKLRAMIPDIVVKVPVTAEGLAAIKLLKKEGIPTLGTAVYSAAQGLLAALAGAEYIAPYVNRVDAQGGDGIQTVVDLQNLLKMHAPHAKVLAASFKTPRQALDCLLAGCEAITLPLDVAQQLISSPAVDAAMAKFAHDWQSAFGRTSI; from the coding sequence ATGGAACTCTATTTAGATACGTCTGATGTGGATGCGGTGAAAACCCTGGCGCGTATTTTTCCGCTGGCAGGTGTCACCACAAACCCGAGTATTGTGGCGGCAGGTAGAAAGGCGCTGGAGGTGTTACTCCCGGAACTGCATGACGCGATTGGCGGGCAGGGGCGTTTGTTTGCTCAGGTGATGGCAACGACCGCTGAGGGCATGGTCAGCGACGCGCATAAACTGCGGGCAATGATTCCCGATATCGTGGTGAAGGTACCGGTGACCGCAGAAGGGCTGGCGGCGATTAAGCTGCTGAAGAAAGAGGGGATCCCAACGCTGGGCACCGCGGTTTACAGTGCAGCACAGGGGCTGTTAGCTGCGCTGGCAGGGGCCGAATACATTGCGCCGTATGTTAACCGCGTGGATGCGCAGGGCGGGGATGGTATTCAGACGGTGGTTGATTTACAGAACTTACTGAAAATGCACGCGCCGCACGCCAAAGTACTGGCTGCCAGTTTTAAAACCCCGCGTCAGGCGCTGGACTGCCTGTTAGCTGGCTGTGAAGCCATTACGCTACCGCTGGATGTGGCGCAGCAGCTAATTAGCTCCCCGGCCGTGGATGCCGCCATGGCGAAATTTGCGCACGACTGGCAGAGCGCATTTGGACGTACGTCGATCTGA